The following proteins come from a genomic window of Sphaerisporangium rubeum:
- the rnpA gene encoding ribonuclease P protein component, which yields MLSSAFRMRRGDQFVTAIKGGRRAGRPTLVAHLSDRGDLADPPQVGFVVSKAVGGAVVRNRVKRRLRHLMRDRLHSLPRGSLLVVRANPQAASARSELLAAELDVVLERLIGRRHGGPIARPRRMDQDERR from the coding sequence GTGTTGTCCTCCGCCTTCCGCATGCGCCGCGGAGATCAGTTCGTCACGGCGATCAAGGGAGGACGGCGTGCCGGACGCCCCACCCTGGTCGCCCACCTGAGCGATCGCGGAGACCTGGCGGATCCCCCGCAGGTCGGGTTCGTGGTGAGCAAGGCGGTCGGCGGCGCGGTGGTGCGCAACCGCGTCAAGCGCCGCCTGAGACATCTCATGCGAGACCGCCTCCACTCCCTACCGCGAGGTAGCCTGCTTGTTGTACGCGCCAATCCCCAGGCGGCGTCCGCGCGTAGCGAGCTTCTCGCCGCCGAGTTGGATGTCGTCCTGGAGCGATTGATCGGCCGCCGGCACGGCGGGCCGATCGCCCGGCCGCGACGGATGGACCAAGATGAGCGGCGGTGA
- a CDS encoding ParB/RepB/Spo0J family partition protein, which produces MAQQRRVGLGKGLGALIPTGPLVDVRTPGTVAAPPQEDNGLKPIDGAYFMEVPLEAITPNPRQPRDIFDEEALQELADSIREVGLLQPIVVRSTGAGRYELIMGERRWRASQLLDLKVIPAIVRDTQDDALLRDALIENLQREQLNALEEAAAYRQLLDDFGATHEQLAQRVGRSRSHITNTLRLLNLPTAVQWRVAAGTISAGHARALLGLSDAAAQEHLADRIVAEGLSVRTVEEIVSLGEATAAPAPRARRQKALPEPALTSLADRLSDHFETRVRVDMGRHKGRIVVEFATLDDLERIITTMAPAAATPLDSGDEV; this is translated from the coding sequence GTGGCCCAGCAGAGGCGTGTCGGACTGGGGAAGGGTCTCGGGGCCCTGATCCCCACCGGGCCGCTCGTCGACGTGCGGACTCCCGGCACGGTCGCGGCACCGCCGCAGGAGGACAACGGACTCAAGCCGATCGACGGCGCGTACTTCATGGAGGTGCCGCTCGAAGCGATCACCCCCAACCCGCGCCAGCCACGTGACATCTTCGACGAGGAGGCGCTGCAGGAGCTCGCCGACTCGATCCGGGAGGTCGGCCTCCTCCAGCCGATCGTGGTGCGGTCGACCGGCGCCGGCCGGTACGAGCTGATCATGGGGGAGCGGCGCTGGCGCGCCTCCCAGCTGCTCGACCTCAAGGTCATTCCCGCCATCGTGCGCGACACCCAGGACGACGCGCTGCTGCGCGACGCGCTGATCGAGAACCTTCAGCGCGAACAGCTCAACGCTCTGGAAGAGGCGGCCGCCTACCGTCAGCTCCTGGACGACTTCGGCGCGACCCACGAGCAACTGGCCCAGCGTGTCGGACGCTCGCGATCCCACATCACCAACACCCTGCGCCTGCTGAACCTCCCGACGGCCGTCCAGTGGCGCGTCGCCGCCGGCACCATCAGCGCCGGTCACGCACGGGCCCTGCTCGGCCTGAGCGACGCCGCGGCCCAGGAGCATCTCGCCGACCGCATCGTCGCCGAGGGACTGTCGGTCCGCACCGTCGAAGAGATCGTCTCCTTGGGAGAGGCCACCGCGGCCCCGGCTCCGCGGGCCCGCCGCCAGAAGGCACTGCCGGAACCCGCGCTCACGTCGCTGGCCGACCGCCTCTCCGACCACTTCGAGACCCGGGTCCGCGTGGACATGGGCCGCCACAAGGGCCGTATCGTCGTCGAGTTCGCCACCCTGGACGACCTGGAACGCATCATCACCACCATGGCCCCTGCCGCCGCCACTCCCCTCGACTCCGGCGACGAGGTCTGA
- the yidD gene encoding membrane protein insertion efficiency factor YidD, with product MPAPRQAGPVSPAARVLLVPIRFYRAFISPLLGPRCRFEPSCSAYGLDAIAVHGALRGLWLTIRRIGRCHPFHPGGYDPVPPRRVRPDDETQGS from the coding sequence GTGCCCGCCCCACGTCAGGCGGGGCCGGTCTCACCGGCGGCCCGCGTTCTGCTCGTCCCGATCCGGTTCTACCGCGCGTTCATCAGCCCGCTCCTCGGGCCGCGATGCCGGTTCGAGCCGTCCTGCAGTGCCTACGGGCTTGACGCCATCGCCGTGCACGGCGCACTACGAGGGCTGTGGCTGACCATCAGGCGAATCGGGCGTTGCCACCCCTTCCACCCGGGGGGTTATGACCCGGTGCCTCCGCGCCGGGTCCGGCCCGACGACGAAACGCAAGGGAGCTAG
- a CDS encoding protein jag, giving the protein MTEVNEGQAPQAAPDINALEQEGEIAADYLEGLLDIADLDGDIDMDVEGDRALVSIVDIKGGDLVGENGEVLEALQELTRLAVHRRTGERSRLMLDVGGFRHGRRIELSKLATKTAEDVKRSGEARSLQPMTPFERKIVHDAVAAAGLRSESEGEEPQRFVVVLPA; this is encoded by the coding sequence GTGACCGAAGTGAACGAGGGGCAGGCCCCGCAGGCCGCGCCGGACATCAATGCCCTGGAGCAGGAGGGCGAGATCGCGGCGGACTACCTCGAAGGGTTGCTGGACATCGCCGACCTCGACGGCGACATCGACATGGACGTCGAAGGGGACCGGGCCCTGGTGTCGATCGTCGACATCAAGGGTGGCGACCTGGTGGGGGAGAACGGCGAGGTGCTCGAAGCCCTGCAGGAGCTCACCCGGCTGGCCGTGCATCGGCGCACCGGTGAGCGTTCCCGGTTGATGCTCGATGTCGGCGGCTTCCGTCACGGCCGGCGGATCGAGCTGAGCAAGCTCGCCACCAAGACCGCCGAGGACGTCAAGCGGTCCGGAGAGGCCCGGTCGCTGCAGCCGATGACGCCGTTCGAGCGCAAGATCGTGCACGACGCCGTCGCCGCGGCGGGGCTGCGCAGTGAGTCCGAGGGTGAGGAGCCGCAGCGTTTCGTGGTGGTGCTCCCCGCCTGA
- the rpmH gene encoding 50S ribosomal protein L34, with protein MSKRTFQPNNRRRAKTHGFRLRMRTRAGRAILAARRRKGRSELSA; from the coding sequence GTGAGCAAGCGTACTTTCCAGCCGAACAACCGTCGCCGCGCGAAGACCCACGGCTTCCGGCTGCGCATGCGCACGCGTGCGGGTCGCGCGATCCTCGCCGCCCGCCGCCGCAAGGGCCGCTCGGAGCTCTCCGCCTGA
- the rsmG gene encoding 16S rRNA (guanine(527)-N(7))-methyltransferase RsmG has protein sequence MAESEQLPEAPAEAQEVFTGDAWPRAEAYAAMLAGPGVVRGLLGPREVPRVWDRHLLNCAVVAEAVPAEASLVDIGSGAGLPGIVLAIVRPDITVTLLEPLLRRTTFLEECVAGLKLSNVEVVRGRAEELAGKQVFDVVSARAVAPLDRLLSWSMPLLREGGQLLAMKGERAAEELDAASEQLRSYGVRTAELVTVGRGRVVPPTTLVRVVAGRPARSAQGARRRRKR, from the coding sequence ATGGCGGAAAGCGAACAGCTGCCCGAAGCGCCCGCGGAGGCGCAAGAGGTCTTCACCGGCGACGCGTGGCCTCGCGCCGAGGCGTACGCGGCGATGCTGGCCGGTCCAGGCGTGGTCCGAGGGCTGCTCGGTCCGCGTGAGGTGCCACGCGTCTGGGACCGCCATCTGCTCAACTGCGCGGTGGTCGCCGAGGCGGTCCCCGCGGAGGCGAGCCTTGTGGACATCGGCTCGGGTGCCGGGTTGCCCGGCATCGTGCTGGCCATCGTGCGGCCTGACATCACGGTCACCTTGCTGGAGCCGTTGCTGCGACGCACGACCTTCCTTGAGGAGTGCGTGGCCGGGCTGAAGCTGTCCAATGTCGAGGTGGTGCGCGGCCGCGCCGAGGAGCTGGCCGGCAAGCAGGTCTTCGACGTCGTCTCGGCCAGAGCGGTGGCACCGCTCGACCGGCTGCTGTCGTGGTCGATGCCGCTGCTGCGCGAGGGGGGTCAGCTGCTGGCGATGAAGGGGGAGCGCGCGGCGGAGGAGCTGGACGCCGCTTCAGAACAATTACGGTCGTATGGAGTGCGGACCGCCGAGCTTGTCACCGTCGGGCGCGGTAGGGTCGTTCCGCCCACGACTCTTGTCCGGGTGGTCGCCGGACGCCCCGCCCGGAGCGCGCAAGGTGCACGCCGCCGACGGAAGAGGTGA
- the dnaA gene encoding chromosomal replication initiator protein DnaA has product MDGVDLGPVWARALGTFADGSVPPQQRAWLTMTRPFGLVNDTIILAAPNDFAKDVLETKLRPLIAQALSQEFGRPMRVAVMVDPMAGAGEVPAPRQDTYPQAPSGGYPQGGQPTTGYGSPGGQASGGRAPYQSPSSSTDYPQGRPQPQPFTYPYGGNSEGSYGSTDEPAQPYLPDEYQRPENFAHQDDFPGRTGGDSPQAPPPAAPGEPSQGFPPAQNGGYPADASFTGRPEGRPPHPRQDSDEFDRPVQNRWDGQNRDRAAAKPSEPARLNPKYTFETFVIGASNRFAHAAAVAVAEAPAKAYNPLFIYGDSGLGKTHLLHAIGHYAQRLYDGARVRYVSSEEFTNDFINSIRDHKADGFRARYRAVDILLVDDIQFLEGKEQTQEEFFHTFNTLHNANKQIVISSDRAPKQLVTLEDRLRNRFEWGLITDVQPPELETRIAILRKKAIQEGLAAPGDVLEYIASKISTNIRELEGALIRVTAFASLNRQSVDLQLTEVVLKDLITEDSSTEITIATIMAQTAAYFGLSIDDLCGGSRSRVLVTARQIAMYLARELTDLSLPKIGQQFGGRDHTTVMHAERKIRSLMAERRSMYNQVTELTNRIKQNSRIA; this is encoded by the coding sequence ATGGATGGTGTCGACCTCGGCCCGGTCTGGGCTCGGGCGCTTGGGACCTTCGCGGACGGCAGCGTCCCTCCGCAACAGCGTGCGTGGCTCACCATGACCCGTCCGTTCGGCCTGGTCAACGACACGATCATCTTGGCCGCACCCAATGACTTCGCCAAGGACGTCCTCGAGACCAAGCTCAGACCGCTGATCGCTCAGGCGCTCTCGCAGGAGTTCGGCCGGCCGATGCGCGTGGCGGTCATGGTCGACCCGATGGCAGGCGCAGGTGAGGTCCCGGCCCCCCGGCAGGACACTTATCCACAGGCGCCGTCCGGCGGCTATCCACAAGGTGGACAACCCACTACCGGGTACGGATCCCCTGGTGGACAGGCATCTGGCGGCCGTGCGCCGTACCAGAGCCCCTCGTCGTCCACCGATTATCCACAGGGTCGCCCACAGCCTCAGCCGTTCACCTATCCCTACGGGGGAAACTCCGAGGGCTCCTACGGCTCCACGGACGAGCCCGCTCAGCCGTACCTGCCTGATGAGTACCAACGGCCGGAGAACTTCGCGCACCAGGACGATTTCCCTGGCAGAACCGGCGGCGACTCACCCCAGGCTCCGCCACCGGCCGCACCCGGCGAGCCTTCCCAGGGGTTCCCCCCCGCACAGAACGGTGGATATCCGGCGGACGCCTCGTTCACCGGCCGTCCCGAGGGCCGGCCGCCGCATCCGCGTCAGGACTCCGACGAGTTCGACCGTCCTGTGCAGAACCGCTGGGACGGCCAGAACCGTGACCGGGCCGCAGCGAAACCGAGCGAACCGGCCCGGCTCAACCCCAAATACACCTTCGAGACCTTTGTCATCGGCGCCTCCAACCGCTTCGCGCACGCCGCGGCCGTCGCGGTGGCGGAGGCACCGGCCAAGGCGTACAACCCGCTGTTCATCTATGGCGACTCCGGTCTCGGCAAGACGCACCTTCTCCATGCCATCGGCCACTACGCGCAGCGGTTGTACGACGGCGCGCGGGTGCGGTACGTCAGCTCGGAGGAGTTCACCAACGACTTCATCAACTCGATCCGCGACCACAAGGCCGACGGTTTCCGCGCGCGCTACCGGGCCGTCGACATCCTGCTCGTGGACGACATCCAGTTCCTGGAAGGCAAGGAGCAGACGCAGGAGGAGTTCTTCCACACCTTCAATACTCTGCACAACGCCAACAAGCAGATCGTCATCTCCAGCGACCGGGCCCCGAAACAGCTCGTGACGCTGGAGGACCGGCTGCGCAACCGCTTCGAGTGGGGCCTGATCACCGACGTGCAGCCTCCTGAGCTGGAGACGCGTATCGCGATCCTGCGCAAGAAGGCCATACAAGAAGGGCTGGCCGCGCCGGGAGACGTGCTGGAGTACATCGCCAGCAAGATCTCCACGAACATCCGCGAGCTGGAAGGCGCGCTGATCCGGGTCACCGCCTTCGCCAGCCTCAACCGTCAGTCGGTGGACCTGCAGCTCACAGAGGTCGTACTCAAGGACCTCATCACCGAGGACTCCAGCACCGAGATCACCATCGCGACGATCATGGCGCAGACCGCGGCGTACTTCGGGCTGTCCATCGACGACCTGTGCGGCGGCTCGCGCTCGCGCGTGCTGGTGACGGCCAGGCAGATCGCGATGTACCTCGCGCGCGAGCTCACCGACCTGTCGCTGCCGAAGATCGGCCAGCAGTTCGGCGGTCGCGACCACACGACCGTTATGCACGCGGAACGCAAGATACGTTCCCTGATGGCGGAGCGGCGCTCGATGTACAACCAGGTCACAGAACTGACAAACCGCATCAAGCAGAACTCTCGCATCGCCTGA
- the yidC gene encoding membrane protein insertase YidC produces MELSWLNWLYEAVAQVIAWIHAGYSTFLPADNGLNWALTIITLTVLMRLLIFPLFMKQMRSSRKMQELAPKVQELRKRYKNDKQRMNQEVMKVYQEGGANPLGGCLPIVAQFPIFISMFTVLRAIAEDQAKYGMTQELVNSARSAHVFGAPIPATFFTSSEHILALDADPVVTKIVLGIFVAVSSATTFLTVRQSVTRSMAQMPDNPMAQQQKILMYISPLFAIFSLNFALGLILYWVTTNLWTLGQQHWFYSRHPMPVVDAKGNVVQPEPKPGLLSRFLPGKPAAEEPADAPVDEPAPKVIRQQPTRQPRSKRSGSKKS; encoded by the coding sequence GTGGAGCTGTCATGGCTGAATTGGCTATATGAAGCAGTAGCCCAGGTCATCGCGTGGATCCACGCGGGCTACAGCACGTTCCTGCCCGCGGACAACGGCTTGAACTGGGCCCTGACCATCATCACGCTGACCGTGCTGATGCGTCTGCTGATCTTCCCGCTCTTCATGAAGCAGATGCGCTCGTCGCGGAAGATGCAGGAGCTCGCTCCCAAGGTTCAAGAGCTGCGCAAGCGCTACAAGAACGACAAGCAGCGCATGAACCAGGAGGTGATGAAGGTCTACCAGGAGGGTGGGGCCAACCCGCTCGGCGGGTGCCTGCCCATCGTGGCGCAGTTCCCGATCTTCATCTCCATGTTCACCGTGCTGCGGGCCATCGCCGAGGACCAGGCCAAGTACGGCATGACCCAGGAACTGGTGAACAGCGCTCGTTCGGCCCACGTGTTCGGCGCGCCGATCCCCGCGACGTTCTTCACCAGCTCCGAGCACATCTTGGCGCTCGACGCCGACCCGGTCGTCACCAAGATCGTTCTCGGCATCTTCGTGGCGGTCAGCTCCGCGACGACCTTCCTGACCGTGCGGCAGAGCGTCACCCGGTCGATGGCCCAGATGCCGGACAACCCGATGGCGCAGCAGCAGAAGATCCTGATGTACATCTCGCCGCTGTTCGCGATCTTCAGCCTGAACTTCGCGCTCGGCCTTATTCTTTACTGGGTCACCACCAACCTGTGGACGCTCGGTCAGCAACACTGGTTCTACAGCCGTCACCCGATGCCGGTCGTCGACGCCAAGGGCAACGTGGTGCAGCCCGAGCCGAAGCCCGGGTTGCTGAGCAGGTTCCTGCCCGGCAAGCCCGCCGCCGAGGAGCCCGCGGACGCGCCAGTGGACGAGCCCGCACCCAAGGTGATCCGTCAGCAGCCCACCCGGCAGCCGCGCAGCAAGCGCTCGGGAAGCAAGAAGTCCTAG
- a CDS encoding ParA family protein translates to MGYLPSRQDGDWPRPPRQRIITIANQKGGVGKTTTAVNLAAGLSMHGQRVLVVDLDPQGNASTALSVEHRGDIPSVYQVLVEDMALRDIVSPVPDMPNLYCAPATIGLAGAEIELVSLVAREARLKRALEAFDSIELDYILIDCPPSLGLLTVNAMVAAEEVLIPIQCEYYALEGVSQLLQNVELVRVHLNQSLRVSTILLTMYDGRTRLASQVADEVRSHFGESVLDTVIPRSVRVSEAPSYGQSVLTYDAGSSGAMAYMDAAREIAFRGAAVSGK, encoded by the coding sequence ATCGGCTACCTCCCCTCCCGGCAGGACGGCGACTGGCCCCGTCCGCCACGTCAGCGGATCATCACGATAGCCAACCAGAAGGGCGGCGTCGGCAAGACGACGACCGCCGTCAATCTCGCGGCGGGCCTGTCGATGCACGGTCAGCGTGTGCTGGTCGTCGACCTCGACCCGCAGGGCAACGCGTCCACCGCACTGTCGGTCGAGCACCGCGGCGACATCCCGTCGGTCTACCAGGTGCTGGTGGAGGACATGGCGCTGCGCGACATCGTCAGCCCGGTTCCCGACATGCCGAACCTCTACTGTGCACCCGCCACCATCGGGCTGGCCGGCGCGGAGATCGAGCTGGTCTCGCTGGTGGCCAGGGAAGCCCGGCTCAAGCGTGCGCTGGAGGCGTTCGACTCGATCGAGCTGGACTACATCCTGATCGACTGCCCGCCGTCCCTCGGTCTGCTGACCGTGAACGCCATGGTGGCGGCGGAGGAGGTGCTGATCCCGATCCAGTGCGAGTACTACGCCTTGGAAGGAGTCAGCCAGCTCCTGCAGAACGTCGAGCTGGTCCGCGTCCACCTCAACCAGTCGCTGCGGGTGTCCACCATCCTGCTCACCATGTACGACGGCCGCACCCGCCTGGCGTCGCAGGTGGCCGACGAGGTCAGGTCCCACTTCGGCGAATCGGTGCTCGACACGGTGATCCCGCGCAGCGTGCGGGTCTCGGAGGCGCCGAGCTACGGGCAGTCGGTGCTCACGTACGACGCGGGGTCCAGCGGCGCCATGGCTTACATGGACGCGGCGCGTGAGATCGCCTTCCGAGGCGCGGCGGTCAGCGGAAAGTGA
- the dnaN gene encoding DNA polymerase III subunit beta — protein sequence MMFRVERDVLAEAVAWTARSLPARPSVPVLAGMRLEVTEQQQLKLSGFDYEVSAEVTLELQTGDPGLVLVSGRLLAEITRALPAQPVDFVVEGAKAVVTCGSARFTLLTMPAEDYPSLPAMPPAAGRVGSDVFSSAVAQVAVAAGKDDTLPMLTGVRMEIEGDTVTLAATDRYRLAVRELKWQPGQPDFSAVAMIPGRTLADTAKSLTTGAEVEIALSSTGGTGEGMIGFSSSGRRTTTRLLDPEFPKYRSLLPTEFSAHADIPTSSFVEAVKRVALVAERNTPVRLAFRGGEVVLEAGSGDEAQAVEVLPVEFQGDEINIAFNHQFLLEGLGAIDSDMARLQFTTSTKPAILTGGKPVDDGGTPDYRYLIMPIRLSS from the coding sequence GTGATGTTCCGGGTCGAGCGAGACGTACTCGCGGAGGCGGTCGCGTGGACCGCACGGAGCCTGCCGGCACGGCCCTCGGTGCCGGTGCTCGCGGGCATGCGGCTGGAGGTCACCGAGCAGCAGCAGCTCAAGCTCTCGGGTTTCGACTACGAGGTGTCCGCCGAGGTGACCCTGGAGCTGCAGACCGGTGACCCCGGCCTCGTCCTGGTCTCGGGCCGACTGCTCGCCGAGATCACCCGTGCGCTTCCCGCACAGCCTGTGGACTTCGTGGTGGAAGGCGCCAAGGCCGTCGTCACCTGTGGAAGCGCCAGGTTCACCCTGTTGACGATGCCTGCCGAGGACTACCCGTCCCTGCCCGCGATGCCTCCCGCCGCCGGCCGTGTCGGCAGCGACGTGTTCTCCTCCGCCGTCGCACAGGTCGCCGTCGCCGCCGGCAAGGATGACACGCTCCCCATGCTCACCGGCGTCCGGATGGAGATCGAGGGAGACACCGTCACCCTGGCCGCCACCGACCGCTACCGCCTCGCCGTACGCGAGCTGAAATGGCAGCCGGGCCAGCCTGACTTCTCGGCCGTCGCCATGATCCCCGGACGCACACTGGCCGACACCGCCAAGTCGCTCACCACCGGCGCCGAGGTCGAGATCGCCCTCAGCTCCACCGGCGGCACCGGGGAAGGCATGATCGGCTTCTCCAGCTCCGGCCGCCGCACCACCACGCGCCTGCTCGACCCCGAGTTCCCCAAGTACCGCTCACTCCTGCCCACCGAGTTCTCCGCGCACGCCGACATCCCGACGTCGTCCTTCGTGGAGGCCGTCAAGCGCGTCGCGCTGGTCGCCGAGCGCAACACCCCGGTGCGCCTGGCGTTCCGCGGCGGCGAGGTCGTGCTGGAGGCCGGCAGCGGCGACGAGGCCCAGGCGGTCGAGGTCCTTCCCGTCGAGTTCCAGGGCGACGAGATCAACATCGCGTTCAACCACCAGTTCCTGCTGGAGGGCCTCGGCGCGATCGACTCCGACATGGCACGCCTGCAGTTCACGACGTCCACCAAACCGGCCATCCTCACCGGTGGAAAGCCTGTGGACGACGGCGGAACCCCCGACTACCGGTACCTCATCATGCCGATCAGGTTGTCCAGTTAG